One window of Pelobates fuscus isolate aPelFus1 chromosome 9, aPelFus1.pri, whole genome shotgun sequence genomic DNA carries:
- the LOC134573199 gene encoding oocyte zinc finger protein XlCOF7.1-like, producing the protein MKKSFNSRTNESYSEKSSKTDSYMFSNEIVNINPKPFSCSECGKCFSYNSTLIRHQRTHTGENPFSCSECGKCFRELYKLLRHLRTHTGEKPFSCSECGKCFRYNSTLIAHQRTHTEENPFSCSECGKYFSYNSTLIAHQSIHIGEKPFSCSECGKCYRQSSGLVIHQRTHTGEKPFSCSECGKCFSYYSTLIAHQRTHTGEKPFLCSKCGKCFVHKHHLIKHQRTHTGEKPFSCSECGKCFSQCSNLVKHQRIHTGEKPFSCSECEKCYMYYSSLVKHRRTHTGEKPFSCSECRKYFGTKAGLVNHQRIHTGEKPFSCSECEKCYRYYSSLVKHRRTHKGEKPFSCSECRKYFFTKADLVSHQRIHTGEKPFSCSECEKCYRYSSSLVKHRKTHKGETPFSCSECRKYFVTKADVVSHQSIHTGEKPFSCSECEKCYRHYSSLVKHRRTHKGEKPFSCSECRKYFFTNADLVSHQRIHTGEKPFSCSECEKCYRYSSSLVKHRRTHTGEKSFSCT; encoded by the coding sequence ATGAAGAAATCTTTTAATAGCAGAACCAATGAGTCTTACTCTGAAAAATCAAGCAAAACAGATTCCTATATGTTCTCAAATGAGATAGTAAACATTAACCccaaaccattctcatgttctgaatgtgggaaatgttttagctaTAACTCAACTCTTAttagacatcagagaactcacacaggagagaacccattctcatgttctgaatgcggaAAATGTTTTAGGGAACTCTACAAACTTCTTCGACAtctgagaactcacacaggagagaagcccttctcatgttctgaatgcggaAAATGTTTTCGCTATAACTCAACTCTTATTgcgcatcagagaactcacacagaagAGAacccattctcatgttctgaatgtggaaaatattTTAGCTATAACTCAACTCTTATTGCACATCAGAGTATTCACataggagagaaaccgttctcgtgttctgaatgtggaaaatgttataGGCAAAGTTCAGGTCTTGttatacatcagagaactcacacaggagagaaaccgttctcgtgttctgaatgtggaaaatgttttagctaTTACTCGACTCTTATtgcacatcagagaactcacacaggagagaaacctttcttatgtagtaaatgtgggaaatgttttgtccATAAACATCATCTTATtaaacatcagagaactcacacaggtgagaaaccattctcatgttctgaatgtggaaaatgttttagccaATGTTCAAATCTTGTTAAACATCAGAGAatacacacaggagagaaaccgttctcatgttctgaatgtgaaaaatgttatATGTATTACTCAAGTCTTGTTAAACAtcggagaactcacacaggagagaaaccgttctcatgttctgaatgcagAAAATATTTTGGTACTAAAGCAGGTCTGGTCAATCATCAGAGAatacacacaggagagaaaccgttctcatgttctgaatgtgaaaaatgttatAGGTATTACTCAAGTCTTGTTAAACATCGGAGAACTCACAAAGgtgagaaaccgttctcatgttctgaatgtagaaaatatttttttactaaagCAGATCtggtcagtcatcagagaatacacacaggagagaaaccgttctcatgttctgaatgtgaaaaatgttatAGGTATTCCTCAAGTCTTGTTAAACATCGGAAAACTCACAAAGGAGAGacaccgttctcatgttctgaatgtagaAAATATTTTGTTACTAAAGCAGATGTGGTCAGTCATCAGAGTatacacacaggagagaaaccgttctcatgttctgaatgtgaaaaatgttatAGGCATTACTCAAGTCTTGTTAAACATCGGAGAACTCACaaaggagagaaaccgttctcatgttctgaatgtagaaaatatttttttactaatgCAGATCtggtcagtcatcagagaatacacacaggagagaaaccgttctcatgttctgaatgtgaaaaatgttatAGGTATTCCTCAAGTCTTGTTAAACAtcggagaactcacacaggagaaaaatctTTCTCATGTACATAA